The genome window TTGCGCTGACCGTGATGCCCTACATCTCGGCCTCGATCATCGTGCAGCTGCTGACCGCAGTGCTGCCGAGCTTCGCGGCCTTGAAGAAGGAGGGCGAGAGCGGGCGCAAGCTGCTGAACCAGTACACCCGCTTCGGTACGGTGGGGCTGGCGATCGTTCAGGCCTATGGCATTTCGGTGGGGCTTGAGAGCCTGCAGGCGGGCTCTGTCGCCGCGGTCGCCGATCCTGGTCTTTATTTCCGCGCCGCGACCGTGATCACACTGGTCGGCGGCACGATGTTCCTGATGTGGCTGGGCGAGCAGATCACCGCCCGCGGCGTCGGCAACGGCATCTCGCTGATCATCTTCACCGGCATCGTCGCTGAACTGCCCGGCGCACTCGCCCGGATGCTGGAACTGGGCCGGACCGGCGCGTTGTCGACCGGCTTCATCCTGTTCCTGCTGATCATGTCGGTGGCGGTGATCGCGTTCATCGTGTTCATGGAACGCGCCCAGCGGCGCATCGTGGTTCAGTACCCGAAGCGCCAGGTCGGCAACCGGATCTATGGTGGTGAAAGCTCGCATCTGCCGCTGAAGCTGAACACGGCCGGCGTGATCCCGCCGATCTTCGCAAGCTCGATCCTGCTGCTGCCGACCACCATCGCCAGCTTCAACGCGACCGGCGGACCGGCCTGGGTGACCTGGCTGACCACCAATCTGGCTCATGGCGAGCCCCTGTATCTGGGGCTGTACATCGCGGCCATCCTGTTCTTCTGCTTCTTCTA of Tistrella bauzanensis contains these proteins:
- the secY gene encoding preprotein translocase subunit SecY, encoding MASSADQLAGSLNFGAFGKATELKKRLWFTLGALLVYRLGTYIPVPGINPAVLAEVFNQNAGGILGMFNVFAGGALGRMTIFALTVMPYISASIIVQLLTAVLPSFAALKKEGESGRKLLNQYTRFGTVGLAIVQAYGISVGLESLQAGSVAAVADPGLYFRAATVITLVGGTMFLMWLGEQITARGVGNGISLIIFTGIVAELPGALARMLELGRTGALSTGFILFLLIMSVAVIAFIVFMERAQRRIVVQYPKRQVGNRIYGGESSHLPLKLNTAGVIPPIFASSILLLPTTIASFNATGGPAWVTWLTTNLAHGEPLYLGLYIAAILFFCFFYTAIVFNPEETADNLRKHGGFIPGIRPGAKTAEYLDYVLTRLTAIGAIYIAAVCALPELLISEYAVPFYFGGTSLLIVVNVTIDTVAQIQSHLLAHQYEGLIKKARLKGRRS